The proteins below come from a single Ailuropoda melanoleuca isolate Jingjing chromosome 1, ASM200744v2, whole genome shotgun sequence genomic window:
- the UTS2B gene encoding urotensin-2B yields the protein MNKILSTTLCFGLLTLLSVMIFLELVHGRPYLIQGNELFPDKDNTNPEELLLALLNKKFGFQRPSNIDRELADKLEELNQLEKLKEQFMEAKDAEISYAMDGLSSSHPNKRACFWKYCV from the exons ATGAACAAGATCCTTTCAACTACTCTTTGCTTTGGACTCCTAACTTTGTTATctgtaatgatttttttggaatTGGTGCATGGACGGCCATATCTTATCCAAG GAAATGAATTGTTTCCAGATAAAGACAATACAAATCCCGAGGAACTACTGCTGGCTCTACTGAATAAAAAGTTTGGTTTCCAAAGACCCTCCAACATTG ATAGAGAACTGGCTGACAAATTGGAAGAACTTAACCAG TTGGAAAAGCTCAAAGAGCAGTTCATGGAGGCCAAAGATGCCGAGATATCCTATGCTATGGATGGTCTATCTTCTTCCCATCCAAATAAGCGag